The Vanessa tameamea isolate UH-Manoa-2023 chromosome 20, ilVanTame1 primary haplotype, whole genome shotgun sequence nucleotide sequence AAAACGCAGAGCGTCGCTTTTTCAAGCTGAGCGGCAAGTTGACAAGTCTGCGTCAATATTTTGTGCTGTTGAACGATGAAGAGAaagttataaaatcaataaaataaagtttgaatataaatgacaattataatttattccatgttaagtaaaacaataatttgagCGTGTTCACAATTGTAATgacttaagattttattttttgcgcatgcaacatttttttccaaaatatgaTTTAACGAGTATTGGAGTACATGAACATACGGCAACTGCAGCTAATAATGTACAAATTGACATACAAATCATCGTCTTCTCGTGTTATTCAATCTTGCTTGTTTTACTTCAAATCTTCTTTCCAATCAGATCCTTTAAGAAAAAGCAAAGTTTTACGAAGTGAATTTGCTTTTATAGTAAGTCTTCAacaatttcaatcaaatattttattattataagcatgCGTTTATTGCGACTTTTTTCAAAACTCCTTCGTAAAACTTGCAATGTAGTCTGATTGGAAAGGAATTGTTGAAGATGGCATCTAACTAAGGAATAAGTTATTgtcataagttttaaatatgggTAATAAAGCATATATAAACTACTTCAAATTTGaaacatacttatattaaacgATAGTAAATAACCTTACTTGTGCTGTAGCTTGTTGGGCTGCTTGAACTGCTGCGTTAACTGCAGCTTGCTGTTGGCGTATCGCTGCAGTATTTTCTGCAACTACAGCTTCAGCTTCCTTTACTTCTTGTTGAAGTTGCTCCACAACAGCCTGTTTGCCAGCCAGTGCGGCTTCGGCGGCTTTTGCTGCTTGAAGTGCTTTCTCTGCTAATTGAGTCttaacctaattaaaaaaaaatgaaataggtAGATTTATTGTTGAAAATGGTTAAcgacattgaatatttttaattaaaaaatattaagtaaactttttaaaatgatcatcaatattttttaaataaatggctAAATACTTGCCATATGAGCTGCTTGGGCACCAGCGGCATTTTGTGCAGCTTGAGCAGCTTTAGCTTCAGCAGCTGCTTTCTGAGCAATACTCGATGCACACTTGGCTTTACAATCGCGTGCTGTTTCTCTAATTTTATTCGGTTTTATCAATTCGTTTGCTTGCGATGGCTGTTTCTCCGATATTCTTTGCTCCGTCGGAAATCCTTGCACTGACACTAATAGCGTCAGACACAATAAAGCCCAATATATCATTTGCAAACTTTTACTCCTCGTGTATATTTAGCGGCAATAACAAATTgcctcgtaaaaagtaaatgacTACAtgcgtttattattaaaatttacaagaaaaattgTATGACTTTTGAATTAGAATATTCTTTTCACCGATTATCAGAAATAGAAACGTGACACATAGTTCGAAATTGAAATCAGAACTAATCTTTTATTACAGATTTCTTTAATgtcatataaaagttaaaaaaaattgtattatttcaatataaaaatatattaacaaaatgattGTAATGATATAAAACTTTGTCTTAGTTATTCTAAGTCTTCTCAcactaattatatttcttatgagaacttttttattctaatttttatttctggCAGTTACAGAATTATGTTTAagaattttttcatttaaataatgacaatttaaGACGTTTAAGTCACTAATTAACTCTGTCATGGATAGTAAGTTTTAtgcaaaaatatgaaaattaataattagaaaatcCCAGGATTAAAAGTATGTCTACTTGTCCTGGTTTATCAAAggaattataactaaaaatacaaaCTTAGGTGAGAATTCTTCCCACGATACTGTATCATTAAATATGtctttgtaaaatttaagattGATGATTTCTGTCTGTTTGAAACAACTAAAGATACTAGTTTATTGTCTCCTAACTATTGCAGGTAGAGAACATTTTACATCTTGACAAAACACGAGGGCAATAGTGTGACGGCGATAAAAGATGATTTGCCTCTCACTGTACGCGCTCATCGCCTCTGCCACATTCCTCGCGTGCGTTCCCGTTTGTTACCGACAATTTGAAATGCAAAAATTCATCAAGTGCCTGAAAAAATAGGGATTCTCTAACGACATGCTCATATGTATGACATGCGTGACAGCCTTCATCGCAGCTGGTTGCATTTCCTGTGGCCCTCTACTATTGGATACTTGCCTTAGCCGATCGAAATGTGGACatagattattttctttaacaaaatGTAAAAGTGCATGTAGCGgtaattaatgtaatacttaaaattgtatatttacaatgtttaacataatatttaatttgtattaataaatcatttcaacattaaataagtttttttaccaTTCTtcctcattattatttttttttccacttgaaatagttattttattaaaaattgtatctagtatatacatatacaacattaatattattttcgtatgtTATGTCAATGTACGAAAATTGCTTGAACAacctgttaatttttttaatacatcgtgTATTCTGCCGAAGagaaaagagtttttatttaaataaataaaaatatgacatgACATATTCTGACAGcagtaatttcaaatttagaagaAGATAACTGACATTGGAAAATTCTGAGTTCGGTCCTTATTATAaagtgataaattattaataaatatcattaaacaaTATGAGCTTAAAATTATTGTGGAATTGCGCCAGGATAATCTTGTTATCAGGATTATCttttggaatttaaaatatatactccAAATTGCAGTGGACTATAATTGGGGGTATAAAGGTAAGTTGATAACAttctaagatttattttatttatatatattttatcagtgtttttttattgatttattccaTATGATGAATACGACCTGCAATTTAATCTGTACCTTTAAGTGAAAAAATGAGTCTTAAATTACGTCTTTGATTATTTTTCCTAACAACAGCCCAGTTGATGTCAAGCTGCTAAGTCAATCATAATAAGATTTTGGACTTCATGGTACCACACTGTTTCAGTGATGATTTGAATGTGAAGAATTTTATCCGATAAATATAGGCTCACTCACAAATATTTCGTTCACCGTTTATCACGAGactagtttatataatttttttagtaataagtaCTAAGCGTAGCTAAAATTTTTACCTTTATGGATTTTTCCTAATTGCGGTAATAAAAATACCTATGATTTATTTCAGAATCCGCTTGGGCAGGTAACAGTGGCCGCATGATTTGCGTGTCCTTACTGGGTCTCGTGAGTGCTACGGCGTTAATCGTTTGCATACCCTACTGCACTCAGAAAATCTTACATCGCAAGTGTACCTGCCCACCTGTGCCCATCTGCCCTGACTGCGGAATACCCTActgaatattgttaaaaattctTAACTTTAGTCAACTAAAATTGAATCTGTGAGTTGATTGTTATTTTGTGAAGGTCTTATTTCACCTCGATCATTTTTCTCTTATTAaaaattcgttatttaaatGGACCGGTATTATCAATTTTAGTAAGTGTTTACTATTGTTAGTAAAGATGATTTGTATAACAGTCGTGACAGCAGTGGCCGCTATGGGTCTGATAGCTTGCGGTCCTTTGGTTTGTGAAAAATTACTGCGATGCTTCTTGAAATCAACCAAACGATAGTTGTACCTTTTCTacgtttgtaatattatcataaataaataaataaataaatacgtatttcaCTTAACTGTTCTATTATTCAATTCTAAACGTTTAAGTGGTTGAAGTGATTTGAATTTTGATTGATGAgagtttaaaaatttacttgagTTTTTTCATTGTTTCAGATATTCTTCTTAATAGAGATATTGTTACGAACGATTAAACATctgttgtattaaatttattttaaattgaaaatatgattTGTTTATCTGCAGCCACCGCTATGGCAGCCGCGGGAATCATTGTTATCGGTCCGATAATATGCGAAAGACTTTGTAAATGTCTTAAAACGAAAAAGAAATGAAagttttaatctaaataaaataactgaataaGGAAACAGTTTTTATTCTAAACAACTAAAAACATACACCGTAATATCACTTGACTGATTCATCTAGACTATCGTGAAAATTGAGCAAATACGTAATTCACGGTACAATCGTCGACGCTTACGTATCTGacgaggaaataaataaattaacaatgtatcTACATGACactaaaaattaagttattgaCTAAAATTCGTTTTGTGCTATGTCCGATCCCTCGTCGGACTTCGACGGATGGCGTAGTTCGTCGGGACGACTATTGTTATCGCTTCCTTCTTGAATCTTCCACTAATTTTTCTACCTAAAACTGCTTCATCTAATTTAGCAATAGTCGCCGTCTGCGTCGGGTATTCCCCCACGAGTTGAGCTGAGGATGTTGGTCTTATGATCTGTACCTTTTTGTTATTGACTATATCtatctcttttttatttatcgtgtCATCTCTTTCATGACTTGATCTATAAAATCGACGTACTGGTGGGGAGTGTTCGGCTTCTCTTAGAACAGTGTAATCTATTTCTCCTAAGTTTTCAATTTGATCCGTTAGCTTCACTTGTTGTTCAGTGTTTGGTGTTATATCTGCTATGGGAtgtatttcttgttttattatctCCATAGAAGGCGTCGTCACTTCAACGGGAGCTTGTGTAGTAGTAGAAGTAGTGGTGGTAGTCGTAGTCGCAGTCGTAGTAGTAACAGGATTAGTTGTTGACTTAGTCGTAGGCGTGTAGTTATTCCTCGATGCCATCCTTCGTCTCTTTCTCTCAGATGAATTTTCGGAAGActtattttcagtgtttttagtgttattaaaattgatattggCATTAAGGGTGATTAGTTTGTATTCGTCTCCATTGTCTTGGGTTCGCACAGGGTTGCGCCTCAGGTTTCTTTTTTCAGTAGAATTTGTGTAATCTCTAGTCCCCCTGTATACTGGTGAtgttacattgtttttattgtacgaATGCCTTTCGTCTATAATGGGTAGAGGATTGGGAGATGGCGTTATGATTTCAACGTTCTCGCTTCCTTCCGGCTTCGAGTCTTGATTTTCTAGTATTGTTAAAGCACTTTTTATACCTTCTACATCTTCTGGGTTCATTGGTTGGCCTGTAaccattgaaaatttatattaagatatttaattctaaagttacagtattttattattgttatatattatagtaacgtACGAAGtttgtagtttttaaattaaataattataataatagggaTTGTATGTGTTCAgttcataatatataacgatTTGCAGTTAAATTAgatatactagtattataaatgcgaaagtctgtctgttacgctttcagtgaaccgaatttgatgattttttgtatataagtttGAACCCTAAGGAAGGATACAGGacactttttatatctaaatcttTGACCACACTTTAATAAGGTCTATGTAGTCAAACTTTTTAGATTTTAGTTGTTCAGTTAAATTTCGACGatgtaatgatattttatctGATAGGACTCACCATCTTCCATTTCTTTCTTATAAGAGGAGAAGAAAGTTAAAGCCTTCATCAGCTGATAGCTCTTCGACACGGGAATGTTGGTGTCGTACAACTTCATGGTGTTCTTGCAGTCCACGTAGAACCACCAGTTACACTTGAGGATAGTTTGATCGAAGAGAGTAGATTCAGGACAGAGGAAAGATTTCATGACAAGACCGTCGTCTGTTAGAGCACAGACGTGGAATACCTGGAATCATATAACGACTTAGCTCtatttaattgctttttttatgtGTCAGGTAGGTTGTCTCACAATAGTCATCtatttaacatcaggtggcccattggtcAGCTATGAAGCTGACAATAGACATTAGTActgataagatatattattcgtTCCTTGTATCACtgatgcgccaccaagcttgggaactaagatgttatgtccctcgtgcttgTGTTCAAATGTATAGAATCTGTGTTATCAATGAATTCTTATGGACTCGTTAACTTTTATCACATTGGGTTGGAACActgttttgatatttgtttagGCGAGTGCAAATTTTCTGCCAATGTCACGTATCATAAAgaagacaataaatatttagtaatggaAATAAGTAAATTTCAAAGTCTAGAATTTGGAATAAATGAAAGACACCTTTTCAAAGTACTACGATTAGTTAATAGAATCGTTCTAAATACagtttaataaactaaataaatgacTTGACCTTGTGCTACATTGGATTAATGCTAATAGATTAAAAACGATCTTTGTTgggcaataaaatataacaaaatcgcAAATATCCGGTTAAGGAAATATACAATAACAGTGTCCGAAATAAACCTTACAGCTTACAGCTTGTCAAAGACTTCGTCCTTTAAGGGAAGAGTGTATGGTCagtgtattataatatctatagtaTTGTCTGTGTTTTTCTATAGAACCTATTCTTACCGTACACTTAAGGCTCAAGACCAGTGGATCTTActacatataaaacttatttcatataaaactaaattcaaatttagaatgtCTGTTAAAAAGAGCATTATCGTTGAAAGGTCATCATAAactttaattcaaaacaaaattcaaatttagaacgtCTGTTAAAAAGAGCATTATCGTTGAAAGGtcatcataaaatttaagtcaaaactaaattcaaatttagaacgtCTGTTAAAAAGAGCGTTATTGTCAAAAGGTCAacctttatatatacataacatacataacagttactttatatttattttaagctcaCCATACAACCAAGGTTCTCATCTCCGTAGAGTCCAGGGAAATATTTCTGGTCGCCACAATGGAAGTTCGTGTCTGGAAGGTCGACTTTAGATTGGAAATGATCGTCGAAGTTCTTTTCGTAACCGACGGGGTAGTACTCGCGCGGGGCGTTCATCACTTTACCAGATGTTGGATTTCTGAAAATGTAATTAGATTCTAAAGATGATGTGTGATCTTATATATAATTGGCTGACGTGTTAGTCTAGGCTAGCTTACAGGAAAGCAGATACCGAGGTCCGGAGTTCAAAAGCAAAGCCAGACTACTaatccgcagacatttttaactttgccgtttcacaaattgaaatcatttgtaaaaaatacattgataaagaaggcatattattcgatacaagattatattgatgataaaaaagcctggagttaatgcttgttgacttccaggcaggagacataacatacatatattgtatttaactaacataactgtatttttagatattgaaaaagagtgaaaaagagtactgagtttcttgccggttcttctcggtagaatctacattccgaaccggtggtagctttacttaaaatagtttgttaaatgacgattcagaagtgcttgcAAAAGATtacctgaataaagtatattttgatttcgattttgaaTAAGTTATTGAGTAAGTGGTCTTTTGGTAGTTTTTACAAAAGCAAGTAAAACCGTTGGTTCTGCACCTAAACTCATTCCTATTGTGATGAATTATCATCCAATTTATACGAGAGCGAAAGATCAGTGATGAGAAGGAAAGATAGCATCTGTGTTTGCGTACATTCTTAAGCAATAAGCCTTGCGCAATTAACTAACCTCCTTTGAATATAGgctatcata carries:
- the LOC113401715 gene encoding uncharacterized protein LOC113401715 isoform X1, which encodes MIYWALLCLTLLVSVQGFPTEQRISEKQPSQANELIKPNKIRETARDCKAKCASSIAQKAAAEAKAAQAAQNAAGAQAAHMVKTQLAEKALQAAKAAEAALAGKQAVVEQLQQEVKEAEAVVAENTAAIRQQQAAVNAAVQAAQQATAQHKILTQTCQLAAQLEKATLCVLEKVKFGLQEKCHNLAESRSRLAHLQHKLQCACAECAATKQAAHAACEAARAACGNARRKRLARRNITAKKQSNRRKSGSNENIPKTS
- the LOC113401715 gene encoding tol-Pal system protein TolA-like isoform X2 is translated as MIYWALLCLTLLVSVQGFPTEQRISEKQPSQANELIKPNKIRETARDCKAKCASSIAQKAAAEAKAAQAAQNAAGAQAAHMVKTQLAEKALQAAKAAEAALAGKQAVVEQLQQEVKEAEAVVAENTAAIRQQQAAVNAAVQAAQQATAQDLIGKKI
- the Mtg gene encoding uncharacterized protein Mtg isoform X2, coding for MKPSQNFFCGLLFFLAVSIEIVQPLCVLESDFGFKINCAFKKSGLFRVRNLGGIKAHASLGFSLGDELGFEQSLTNQDPSRRRSVSFKNGAPNILVDTSSRPAPKQEKRAKQNRIMMRPMAPVSRPNQSAMDKLSTLHRRVSSTMQPIVISGPTAETPMYKAQPTVTMAKPMPMGVPPFRPLPPKEETLRVVPLAASMKKTYSPLQAPPASGSPYQNPVPHQVHDIANMYSYNTKKVDDYNSISGYSDDVTLKFNKDDINSKIAEIAKAGNISMEAVEAAIALRQQQLLSKYANIPVPTTTGTTTTTTTEAVVFQLEPEPEIIVAPVPNKPKRNPTSGKVMNAPREYYPVGYEKNFDDHFQSKVDLPDTNFHCGDQKYFPGLYGDENLGCMVFHVCALTDDGLVMKSFLCPESTLFDQTILKCNWWFYVDCKNTMKLYDTNIPVSKSYQLMKALTFFSSYKKEMEDGQPMNPEDVEGIKSALTILENQDSKPEGSENVEIITPSPNPLPIIDERHSYNKNNVTSPVYRGTRDYTNSTEKRNLRRNPVRTQDNGDEYKLITLNANINFNNTKNTENKSSENSSERKRRRMASRNNYTPTTKSTTNPVTTTTATTTTTTTSTTTQAPVEVTTPSMEIIKQEIHPIADITPNTEQQVKLTDQIENLGEIDYTVLREAEHSPPVRRFYRSSHERDDTINKKEIDIVNNKKVQIIRPTSSAQLVGEYPTQTATIAKLDEAVLGRKISGRFKKEAITIVVPTNYAIRRSPTRDRT
- the Mtg gene encoding uncharacterized protein Mtg isoform X1, which encodes MKPSQNFFCGLLFFLAVSIEIVQPLCVLESDFGFKINCAFKKSGLFRVRNLGGIKAHASLGFSLGDELGFEQSLTNQDPSRRRSVSFKNGAPNILVDTSSRPAPKQEKRAKQNRIMMRPMAPVSRPNQSAMDKLSTLHRRVSSTMQPIVISGPTAETPMYKAQPTVTMAKPMPMGVPPFRPLPPKEETLRVVPLAASMKKTYSPLQAPPASGSPYQSETRFISPDNMSKMVSHMTAVQYQPIRQTQSQMIPQPTLNPFIPMPSQAISIIPAPVLKQSSNAMPHSYNAVSFPKTSPISNFVDPVPHQVHDIANMYSYNTKKVDDYNSISGYSDDVTLKFNKDDINSKIAEIAKAGNISMEAVEAAIALRQQQLLSKYANIPVPTTTGTTTTTTTEAVVFQLEPEPEIIVAPVPNKPKRNPTSGKVMNAPREYYPVGYEKNFDDHFQSKVDLPDTNFHCGDQKYFPGLYGDENLGCMVFHVCALTDDGLVMKSFLCPESTLFDQTILKCNWWFYVDCKNTMKLYDTNIPVSKSYQLMKALTFFSSYKKEMEDGQPMNPEDVEGIKSALTILENQDSKPEGSENVEIITPSPNPLPIIDERHSYNKNNVTSPVYRGTRDYTNSTEKRNLRRNPVRTQDNGDEYKLITLNANINFNNTKNTENKSSENSSERKRRRMASRNNYTPTTKSTTNPVTTTTATTTTTTTSTTTQAPVEVTTPSMEIIKQEIHPIADITPNTEQQVKLTDQIENLGEIDYTVLREAEHSPPVRRFYRSSHERDDTINKKEIDIVNNKKVQIIRPTSSAQLVGEYPTQTATIAKLDEAVLGRKISGRFKKEAITIVVPTNYAIRRSPTRDRT